From a region of the Alosa sapidissima isolate fAloSap1 chromosome 9, fAloSap1.pri, whole genome shotgun sequence genome:
- the LOC121718063 gene encoding E3 ubiquitin-protein ligase TRIM35-like has product MAASAKSLEEDLSCSICCDVFREPVLLGCGHSFCRECLSRHWSSSQGRLCPVCRRPSPREPVPNISLRSTCESFQQQQQQKASGEAHQRRKKVEEKEEEKGERLCLQHNQRLKFYCETEEKLICLQCKKGEHRGHLVLSVQKAVKQRKESLTTASKLLRERLNVLRKESAATEHIKAVVEMCERQVRQDFAKFFAFLQEEQRAQLEALCDAGISETQLAREAFKTEASLLSDQVQEVDEMVQRDDITFLQEFKDFNIMMSTQFYQAMPDVRRQLGNLRFNVWKKMKEVAPYYPVIFDSKTPICGINVSTELSIMAIPVLDPSSPQPKLFAFVKSSKALTDDCHVWNVHISDYSDWVVGVTSNQHIGRDSLVFAPCCKYWGIQRIREQYLALTCPPSPLKIASTSPLKVLRVKLTWDVGRHGCSLGCRVRKLTFSDAQDARGSAIFSSLLPHHTGALYPFLFPCGQGAKLSLEPAEVRVKVREVLGFWERYRYEVIIFALLILAIFVMLAYLSS; this is encoded by the exons ATGGCTGCCTCTGCCAAATCTCTGGAGGAGGACCTGTCGTGCAGCATATGCTGCGACGTCTTCCGGGAGCCCGTGCTGCTGGGCTGCGGCCACAGCTTCTGCCGAGAGTGCCTGAGCCGCCACTGGAGCTCCAGCCAGGGCCGCCTCTGCCCCGTCTGCCGACGTCCCTCGCCCCGGGAGCCCGTCCCCAACATCAGCCTGAGGAGCACCTGCGAGTccttccagcagcagcagcagcagaaagcCTCTGGGGAAGCCCATCAGAGGAGGAAAAAAgtggaggaaaaggaggaagagaagggggaAAGGCTCTGTCTTCAGCATAACCAGAGGTTGAAATTTTActgtgagacagaagagaaACTCATCTGCTTACAGTGTAAGAAGGGCGAGCACAGGGGTCATCTTGTGTTGTCTGTGCAAAAAGCAGTGAAGCAGCGCAAG GAAAGTCTGACCACTGCCTCAAAGcttctgagagagagactgaatgtCCTGAGGAAAGAATCAGCTGCAACAGAACACATAAAG GCTGTTGTGGAAATGTGTGAGAGGCAGGTTCGGCAAGACTTTGCAAAGTTCTTCGCCTTCCTGCAAGAGGAACAGAGGGCGCAACTGGAGGCTTTGTGCGATGCTGGGATATCAGAGACCCAGTTGGCAAGGGAGGCCTTCAAGACCGAGGCCTCCCTCCTCTCCGACCAAGTGCAAGAAGTAGATGAAATGGTGCAGAGGGATGACATCACTTTTCTGCAG gaGTTCAAGGACTTCAACATCATGATGAG TACACAGTTTTATCAAGCTATGCCTGATGTCCGCAGACAACTTGGCAACCTGAGGTTCAATGTCTGGAAGAAGATGAAGGAAGTTGCTCCCTACT ACCCCGTAATCTTTGATTCCAAGACCCCTATATGTGGCATCAATGTGTCAACTGAATTGAGCATCATGGCGATTCCAGTCTTAGACCCTTCCTCTCCACAGCCTAAGCTCTTTGCATTTGTTAAGAGTTCCAAGGCTCTCACTGATGATTGTCATGTTTGGAATGTTCACATCAGTGACTACTCAGACTGGGTGGTGGGCGTGACATCAAATCAGCACATTGGCCGTGATTCCCTTGTTTTTGCCCCGTGTTGCAAGTACTGGGGTATCCAGCGGATCCGAGAACAATACCTTGCCCTCACATGCCCCCCCAGCCCTCTCAAGATAGCCTCAACCAGCCCCCTCAAGGTGCTGAGGGTCAAGCTGACTTGGGATGTTGGCCGCCATGGATGCTCTCTTGGATGTCGTGTCCGGAAGTTGACATTCTCTGATGCTCAGGATGCCAGGGGATCGGCCATTTTCAGCAGTTTGCTGCCTCACCACACAGGGGCGCTCTACCCCTTCCTGTTCCCATGTGGACAGGGGGCTAAGCTGAGCCTTGAGCCTGCTGAGGTGAGGGTGAAGGTGAGGGAGGTCCTGGGGTTCTGGGAGCGGTATAGGTATGAGGTCATCATCTTTGCATTGCTTATTTTGGCCATATTTGTTATGTTAGCTTACTTATCATCATAA